In Heterodontus francisci isolate sHetFra1 chromosome 46, sHetFra1.hap1, whole genome shotgun sequence, a single window of DNA contains:
- the LOC137356897 gene encoding immunoglobulin lambda-1 light chain-like — translation MLKQSLQSQFNDPILDSILTGGRRIRTQHRNYPSSQLARSESHSSLHYQLKRILELILAVSERVLAVPVLNQTPISDPVSAGETSELKCAMQNGKMGSYYMSWYRQRPGEAPVWVLAHYPSGSIYRGTGFTDRFKPSRDTSSNSHILTIGSLEPGDSAVYYCAAAEYSAGYIHSSEDRKPSVLLLPPSSEEIDSGWATLSCLVSRFKPGFVRVLWRVDDKETDSGVTTGTVSTDSDQTYSLSSYLRVPATAWNKGSSYTCSVDHGSLSSPLLKTISSTACSD, via the exons GATCCGGACACAACACAGAAACTATCCGAGCAGTCAGCTTGCCCGGTCAGAATCTCACTCCTCGTTGCATTACCAATTAAAACGGATATTGGAGTTGATTCTGGCTGTTTCTGAAC GTGTCCTGGCGGTTCCTGTCCTCAATCAGACCCCAATTTCAGACCCAGTCTCCGCCGGTGAGACCTCCGAGTTAAAGTGTGCGATGCAGAACGGCAAAATGGGCAGTTACTACATGAGCTGGTACCGACAGAGACCCGGGGAGGCTCCGGTGTGGGTGTTAGCCCACTATCCAAGTGGTAGCATCTATCGAGGCACCGGCTTCACGGACCGTTTTAAACCTTCCAGAGACACCTCCAGTAACAGTCACATTCTGACCATCGGCAGCTTGGAACCGGGAGACTCCGCCGTCTATTACTGTGCTGCCGCGGAATACTCAGCAGGCTACATACACA gtaGTGAGGATCGGAAACCATcagttctcctgctccctccttccTCGGAAGAAATAGACTCGGGATGGGCTACTCTGTCCTGCCTGGTGAGCCGCTTTAAGCCGGGTTTCGTGCGGGTTCTCTGGAGAGTggatgataaagagacagacagcggGGTGACCACAGGCACCGTGTCCACGGACAGTGATCAAACCTACAGCCTGAGCAGTTACCTGAGAGTCCCCGCCACTGCCTGGAATAAGGGCTCCAGCTATACCTGCAGTGTGGACCACGGCTCTCTGAGCTCACCTCTCCTCAAAACCATCAGCTCCACCGCTTGTTCCGACTGA